From the genome of Fusobacterium varium, one region includes:
- the oprM gene encoding Outer membrane protein oprM precursor: MNKKFVLILILSTLLGCSPIPKITKDEIITSNNISTGVFENQKLIFSNTSWWRIYNDPVLNQLINFVLKENEDLKIAKLNILKADEAVNLAKSDSGVTINLAGDLKREKLGKNGTTPPPFGGKIINIGSIGLQADYNIDLFNKVNSLITEQKYKAEAVKLNSKWIELDLSNRVARLYLYWKYLYQENIILTEQKIFSLK; encoded by the coding sequence ATGAATAAAAAATTTGTTTTAATACTTATATTATCAACACTTTTAGGCTGTTCACCAATACCAAAAATTACAAAAGATGAAATTATTACTTCTAATAATATTTCTACTGGTGTTTTTGAAAATCAGAAGCTTATTTTTTCAAATACAAGCTGGTGGAGAATATACAATGATCCAGTACTTAATCAATTAATAAATTTTGTCTTGAAAGAAAATGAAGATTTGAAAATAGCTAAACTTAATATTTTAAAAGCTGATGAAGCTGTAAATCTTGCAAAATCTGATTCAGGTGTAACAATAAATTTAGCTGGAGATTTAAAAAGAGAAAAGCTTGGAAAAAACGGAACTACTCCACCACCTTTTGGAGGAAAAATAATTAACATTGGAAGTATTGGGCTTCAAGCTGATTACAACATTGATTTATTTAACAAAGTTAATTCATTAATAACAGAACAAAAATACAAAGCAGAAGCTGTAAAATTAAATTCAAAATGGATAGAGTTAGATTTATCTAACAGAGTAGCTAGACTTTATCTATATTGGAAATATTTATACCAAGAAAATATTATTCTTACTGAACAAAAAATATTCTCATTGAAATAG
- the mdtP gene encoding Multidrug resistance outer membrane protein MdtP precursor, translated as MLLKENELNKQLTINNLNILSSNKHSDEIYSLLQKNSQELTPEFKEKVNIPSSISSDIIINRPDVEYYLMLIKGQEKHLEAAKADFYPQFSITGQYGFEGINFNKILRKDSLLGFIGPSIYLPIFHSGAIKSTYKIAGTDMNIFIEEYNKAIINAYNDVDNELYKTKTLWNTLNDSDKNFKTQTNLLSRDKKRLEIGTISKYDYLSKKYSWYSSKLDNEQQHFNLYTQQLQLINSLGGAYEIYK; from the coding sequence ATGCTTCTTAAAGAAAATGAACTCAATAAGCAGCTTACAATAAATAATTTGAATATTTTATCAAGTAACAAACACAGTGATGAAATATATTCTCTTCTACAAAAAAATTCTCAAGAATTAACCCCAGAATTTAAAGAAAAAGTTAATATTCCTTCTTCTATATCTTCTGACATCATCATAAACAGACCAGATGTAGAATATTATCTCATGTTGATAAAAGGTCAAGAAAAACATTTAGAAGCTGCTAAAGCAGATTTTTATCCACAATTTTCTATCACAGGTCAATATGGTTTTGAAGGTATCAATTTTAATAAAATATTGAGAAAAGATTCCCTTTTAGGTTTTATAGGTCCAAGTATTTATCTTCCTATATTTCATTCAGGTGCTATCAAAAGTACATATAAAATAGCTGGAACTGATATGAATATTTTTATAGAAGAATACAATAAAGCAATTATTAATGCATATAATGATGTAGACAATGAACTTTATAAAACTAAAACTTTATGGAATACTTTAAATGATTCTGATAAGAATTTTAAAACACAGACAAATTTACTTTCAAGGGATAAAAAAAGATTAGAAATTGGAACTATTTCAAAGTATGACTATCTTTCTAAAAAATATAGCTGGTATAGCAGTAAGCTAGACAATGAGCAACAGCATTTTAATTTATATACTCAACAGCTACAACTTATAAACTCTCTTGGTGGAGCATATGAAATTTATAAATAA
- a CDS encoding Adhesion protein FadA: MKKILLGCFLLTASITIFADSNVLSTLDQLELNFQQLEAEEKAMYEKRKSEAEEAQRTLAQQRETYQQIVIQEKRIADVKNNRYYKDQYNQLAKKYADTKKALEEDMRRQEEIINLFEMIK; this comes from the coding sequence ATGAAAAAAATATTACTAGGTTGTTTTCTACTTACAGCATCAATAACAATATTTGCTGATTCTAATGTTTTATCTACATTAGATCAGTTAGAACTTAATTTTCAACAGCTTGAAGCTGAGGAAAAAGCTATGTATGAGAAAAGAAAATCAGAAGCTGAAGAAGCTCAAAGAACCCTTGCTCAGCAAAGGGAAACATATCAGCAGATAGTTATACAGGAAAAACGTATTGCTGATGTAAAGAATAATAGGTATTATAAGGATCAGTATAATCAACTTGCTAAAAAATATGCTGATACTAAAAAAGCTTTAGAAGAAGATATGAGAAGACAAGAAGAAATAATTAATTTATTTGAAATGATTAAATAG
- the ywpJ_1 gene encoding Uncharacterized phosphatase YwpJ produces MKYKMIVTDLDDTLLNSEKKISLIDKEAIMKAQKAGIKFIPASGRPTFAMKELAEELHLADYKSFLLSFNGSIITDCATQKIF; encoded by the coding sequence GTGAAATATAAAATGATAGTTACAGATTTAGATGATACCCTTTTAAATTCTGAGAAGAAAATATCTCTTATTGATAAAGAAGCTATAATGAAAGCTCAAAAAGCAGGTATAAAATTTATCCCAGCTTCTGGAAGACCTACTTTTGCCATGAAAGAATTAGCTGAAGAATTACATCTTGCTGACTATAAAAGTTTTCTCCTTTCTTTCAATGGATCTATCATTACAGATTGTGCTACTCAAAAAATATTTTAG
- the yibH gene encoding Inner membrane protein yibH: MENKILTKDNVEETEKDKPVDSPKVTENQSEDKKVKIGKAKKKIFIFLIILAVIGIIYGAYWLLYGRNYVKTDDAYVNGNQNVITSQVGGTITQIYIEDTQFVEKGQLLAVIDDTDYKIALENATANLGKSVRAYSSLYSNAAQTEDDVKVKESQLKKAETDFAMDRASYNAGLISKHQYETSKNNLNIAISSLNQSKKALENAKIQADSNSIYNHPDVQQAIAAYKDAYVNLMRTKIFAPESGTIAKKSVFLGQKISPSQELMTIIDLNNVWVDANLKETQLKGVKPGDEAELVSDINGKKYIGYVQGLSAGTGSSLSLLPAQNATGNWIKIVQRVPVRIVIDKDSLKKNGMIPVGSSIEAVIDIGKETKNILPYTEKSSNLYLINEEIMNTEINQIIKANIGKN; this comes from the coding sequence ATGGAAAATAAAATATTGACTAAAGATAATGTAGAGGAAACAGAAAAAGATAAACCTGTTGACTCTCCCAAAGTTACAGAAAATCAATCTGAAGATAAAAAAGTAAAAATAGGTAAAGCAAAGAAAAAAATTTTTATATTTCTTATTATACTTGCAGTAATAGGAATAATATATGGAGCTTATTGGCTTTTATATGGAAGAAATTATGTAAAAACTGATGATGCCTATGTTAATGGAAATCAAAATGTAATTACTTCCCAAGTTGGAGGAACTATTACACAAATTTATATTGAGGATACTCAGTTTGTTGAAAAAGGGCAACTCCTTGCAGTTATAGATGATACAGATTATAAAATAGCATTAGAAAATGCTACTGCAAATCTCGGAAAATCTGTTCGTGCATATTCAAGTCTTTATTCAAATGCAGCCCAAACTGAAGATGATGTGAAAGTAAAAGAAAGTCAACTAAAAAAAGCAGAAACTGATTTTGCTATGGATAGAGCTTCATATAATGCTGGATTAATAAGTAAACATCAGTATGAAACAAGCAAAAATAATTTAAATATAGCTATTTCATCTTTAAATCAAAGTAAAAAAGCTTTAGAAAATGCAAAAATACAAGCTGACAGTAATTCAATATATAATCATCCAGATGTCCAACAAGCAATAGCAGCATATAAAGATGCCTATGTTAATCTTATGAGAACGAAAATATTTGCTCCTGAATCTGGAACTATTGCTAAGAAATCTGTATTTTTAGGTCAAAAAATTTCTCCTTCACAAGAGCTTATGACTATTATAGATTTAAATAATGTTTGGGTAGATGCAAATTTAAAAGAAACACAACTAAAAGGGGTAAAACCAGGAGATGAAGCTGAACTTGTAAGTGACATCAACGGAAAAAAATATATTGGTTATGTACAAGGATTATCAGCTGGTACAGGAAGCTCTCTTTCTTTGCTCCCAGCACAAAATGCAACTGGAAACTGGATAAAAATTGTTCAAAGAGTTCCTGTTCGTATAGTCATAGATAAAGACAGCCTTAAAAAAAATGGCATGATTCCTGTAGGAAGTTCAATAGAAGCTGTTATTGATATAGGAAAAGAAACCAAAAACATACTGCCTTATACTGAAAAATCTTCAAATCTTTATTTAATTAATGAAGAAATAATGAATACAGAAATCAATCAGATAATAAAAGCAAATATAGGTAAAAATTGA
- the emrB gene encoding Multidrug resistance protein B has translation MGISFELILATLALAIGSFMNVLDSTIVNVSLTHIAGDFGIAPTQGTWVITSYAVSEAIFLPLIGWLTKRFGIVKQYTVATLLFTTASMLCGISFSFGFLLFARVLQGIVGASMIPLSQTLMLSFYPKEKKAMALGIWSMTVVLAPVLGPVIGGWITDSFSWRWCFYINLPFGIISTFIVHSIFKKKGYKDKTEKVPIDKWGLIFLALGISSLQIMLDKGNDLDWFSSPFIIILALTSFIFIVILVIWEWHQDNPVVNVKLFLNRNFAIGAVSLSISSIAFFSSVVVIPLWLQNYMGYTALQSGMTTSTLGLSILFTAPILGSILNRLDARKVVVAGFILFSITAVLTGNYTPDVTPAYISVSRFLTGIGLGMFFIPLNTITLSNIQPEDMAGASGLYNFTRNIGNSFGTSLAINFWDHRISMHHQDLVASINNGNPNYVNYIHQMNGPIQTKLALINQMITEQSALMGVNDIIIGSGLMILFLIPLIFMARKSIVK, from the coding sequence ATGGGAATATCTTTTGAACTCATACTAGCCACCTTAGCTCTGGCAATAGGTTCATTTATGAATGTATTAGACAGTACAATTGTAAATGTATCTCTCACACATATAGCAGGAGATTTTGGAATAGCTCCAACTCAAGGAACATGGGTAATTACATCTTATGCTGTTTCTGAAGCCATTTTTCTTCCTTTGATTGGGTGGCTGACTAAAAGATTTGGAATAGTAAAGCAATATACAGTAGCCACTCTTTTATTTACAACTGCAAGTATGCTTTGTGGTATAAGCTTTTCATTTGGTTTTCTACTTTTTGCAAGAGTTCTTCAGGGAATAGTTGGTGCCAGTATGATTCCTCTTTCCCAAACTCTTATGTTAAGCTTCTATCCAAAAGAAAAAAAAGCCATGGCTCTTGGAATATGGTCTATGACAGTTGTTCTTGCTCCTGTACTTGGCCCTGTAATAGGTGGTTGGATAACTGATTCATTTTCATGGAGATGGTGTTTTTACATAAATCTTCCATTTGGAATAATATCTACTTTTATAGTTCATTCCATTTTTAAGAAAAAGGGATATAAAGATAAAACAGAAAAAGTTCCTATAGATAAATGGGGACTTATATTTCTTGCTCTAGGAATATCCTCTTTACAAATAATGCTAGATAAAGGAAATGATTTAGACTGGTTTTCAAGTCCTTTTATAATAATTCTTGCCCTTACATCATTTATATTTATTGTAATATTAGTTATCTGGGAATGGCACCAGGATAATCCTGTAGTTAATGTAAAACTATTTCTCAATAGAAATTTTGCCATTGGAGCTGTTAGTCTTTCAATATCATCAATTGCATTTTTTTCCTCTGTTGTTGTTATTCCACTATGGCTTCAAAATTATATGGGATATACTGCCCTTCAGAGTGGTATGACTACATCTACTCTGGGACTTTCTATACTCTTTACTGCTCCTATATTGGGAAGTATCCTCAATAGACTTGATGCAAGAAAAGTAGTGGTTGCTGGTTTTATTCTTTTTTCAATAACTGCTGTACTCACAGGAAATTATACTCCAGATGTAACTCCAGCCTATATTTCAGTTTCCAGATTTTTAACAGGAATCGGTCTTGGAATGTTTTTTATTCCATTAAATACTATTACTTTATCAAATATTCAACCTGAAGATATGGCAGGAGCTTCAGGACTATATAATTTTACTAGAAATATAGGAAACAGTTTTGGAACTTCACTTGCTATAAATTTCTGGGATCATAGAATATCTATGCACCATCAGGATTTAGTTGCTTCTATCAATAATGGAAATCCAAATTATGTAAATTATATTCATCAAATGAATGGTCCTATACAGACAAAACTTGCTTTAATTAATCAAATGATAACAGAACAATCTGCTCTCATGGGAGTAAATGATATAATCATAGGCAGCGGTTTAATGATACTTTTCCTTATTCCATTGATATTTATGGCTAGAAAATCTATTGTAAAATAA